One Rossellomorea aquimaris DNA window includes the following coding sequences:
- a CDS encoding Ger(x)C family spore germination protein produces MRKIPVIFIAMFLLAGCWDQNQLNDNRLVNGISFDKAEESDQILGTVRAINIRSAGGGKFEVMDEFYETENETVTQLAVDLQDKVSGNMDVGKAFVIIVGEELAQTKGITSLVEPILRSTRGYISSRIVISEGKGHEILSLKLEDSPIVFEVDNLLTGGTKGTSIPKETTFTAWNEISDKTNDIFLPYIKKDNKNKVMLAGSALFNGDKFTGDKLTTSQTSLLLILRNELGYRALLSIKSDELSQPFTIVIDNAKTKMDVKKENGKVTCTVTANLQARIQSYYEEEPSEDFKSLNTLASKELTKKAKELTDLLLKANSDALGIAKDLSTKYPDSWNAEAWKQDYQQVTIKPKVNVEILGSNNLK; encoded by the coding sequence CTGGCAGGGTGCTGGGACCAAAACCAGCTAAACGACAACAGACTGGTTAACGGGATCAGTTTTGACAAAGCTGAAGAGTCCGATCAGATTCTGGGGACAGTCAGGGCGATTAATATACGCAGCGCTGGAGGCGGTAAGTTTGAAGTTATGGATGAATTTTATGAAACGGAGAATGAAACGGTTACCCAGCTTGCCGTGGATCTTCAAGACAAAGTATCCGGGAATATGGATGTCGGAAAAGCATTTGTCATTATTGTCGGGGAAGAATTAGCCCAAACCAAGGGCATCACTTCACTAGTAGAGCCGATTCTTCGATCGACCAGGGGATATATCTCCTCGCGTATTGTGATAAGTGAAGGAAAGGGCCATGAAATCTTGTCCTTGAAGCTTGAAGATAGTCCCATTGTTTTCGAGGTGGATAATCTGCTGACTGGAGGGACAAAAGGAACATCTATTCCTAAAGAAACCACGTTTACTGCTTGGAATGAAATATCAGACAAGACCAATGATATCTTTCTCCCCTATATAAAAAAAGATAATAAAAACAAGGTGATGCTTGCAGGGTCAGCTTTATTTAACGGTGATAAATTCACTGGTGATAAACTGACAACAAGCCAGACCTCACTTCTGCTCATATTAAGAAATGAATTGGGATACAGGGCCCTATTAAGTATAAAATCAGACGAGTTAAGTCAGCCTTTTACCATTGTCATTGATAATGCCAAGACAAAAATGGATGTCAAGAAAGAAAACGGGAAAGTCACCTGCACAGTTACAGCTAATCTACAAGCAAGGATACAAAGCTATTATGAAGAAGAACCTTCTGAAGATTTCAAAAGCTTAAATACTTTGGCTTCAAAGGAACTCACGAAAAAAGCAAAGGAACTTACCGACCTTTTACTCAAAGCGAATAGTGACGCTTTAGGAATCGCCAAAGATCTCTCCACGAAATATCCTGATTCCTGGAATGCCGAAGCGTGGAAACAGGACTATCAACAAGTGACGATAAAGCCAAAGGTAAACGTTGAGATCCTCGGGTCTAACAATCTTAAGTAA